A genomic stretch from Desulfotignum balticum DSM 7044 includes:
- a CDS encoding helix-turn-helix domain-containing protein, translating to MRLFYLTYMESKISQTVSRKLAEPKKSGTPSNMISDYERGKRRLSPEMAERIAEILDIKADRIS from the coding sequence ATGCGTCTTTTTTACCTAACCTATATGGAATCAAAGATTTCCCAGACAGTGTCTCGGAAATTGGCTGAACCGAAAAAATCCGGGACACCCTCGAACATGATTTCTGACTATGAACGAGGCAAGCGAAGGCTTTCACCCGAAATGGCAGAGCGCATCGCTGAAATCCTTGATATCAAAGCAGACAGAATTTCATAA